The following coding sequences lie in one Arthrobacter sp. PGP41 genomic window:
- a CDS encoding beta-ketoacyl-ACP reductase codes for MTEAATAPRSVLITGGNRGIGLAIAEAFLANGDKVAVTYRSESKLPEGILGVKADVTDEASVDAAFKEVEAAHGPVEVLVANAGITKDTLLLRMSEDDFTSVIDTNLTGAFRVIKRASKGMIRLRKGRVVLISSVSGLYGAPGQINYSASKAGLVGVARSLTRELGSRGITANVVAPGFINTDMTAELPEATQKDYLSSIPAGRFAEAAEVANVVRWIASDEAAYISGAVIPVDGGLGMGH; via the coding sequence ATGACTGAAGCAGCCACCGCCCCCCGCAGCGTCCTGATAACCGGCGGCAACCGCGGCATCGGACTTGCCATCGCCGAGGCGTTCCTGGCCAACGGTGACAAGGTTGCCGTCACCTACCGCAGCGAATCGAAACTCCCGGAGGGGATCCTTGGGGTCAAGGCCGACGTCACGGACGAAGCCTCCGTGGACGCCGCCTTCAAGGAAGTGGAAGCGGCGCACGGTCCAGTGGAGGTCCTGGTGGCCAATGCTGGCATCACCAAGGACACCCTGCTGCTGCGCATGAGCGAGGACGACTTTACGTCCGTCATCGACACCAACCTCACCGGTGCCTTCCGCGTCATCAAACGCGCCTCCAAGGGCATGATCCGGCTGCGCAAGGGCCGGGTTGTCCTGATCTCCTCCGTGTCCGGCCTGTACGGGGCTCCCGGCCAGATCAACTACTCGGCGTCGAAGGCAGGCCTTGTGGGCGTCGCCCGTTCCCTGACGCGTGAGCTTGGATCGCGGGGGATCACGGCCAACGTCGTGGCCCCGGGCTTCATCAACACGGACATGACTGCCGAACTCCCCGAAGCCACCCAGAAGGACTACCTTTCCAGCATCCCGGCCGGCCGCTTTGCCGAGGCCGCCGAAGTAGCCAACGTGGTCCGCTGGATTGCCAGCGACGAGGCAGCATACATCTCCGGAGCCGTCATCCCCGTGGACGGCGGCCTGGGCATGGGGCACTGA
- a CDS encoding SDR family oxidoreductase, giving the protein MGLLDNKTAIVTGSSRGIGAEVAKNLAKEGAAVVVNYRQKAPRANKVVQGIEAEGGRAVAVGADLTSQEGVQALASAAMENFGSLDILVLNASGGMETGMGEDYALKLNRDAQINMLNAAVPLMQEGSRVVFVTSHQAHFINTVPTMEAYEPVARSKRAGEDALRELIPSLAEKGITLVVVSGDMIEGTVTATLLDRSTPGAIEARRAEAGKLYSVEEFAEVVAGMVTADVESGHTEYAGGADYFGKGTGQATS; this is encoded by the coding sequence ATGGGACTGCTGGATAACAAGACTGCCATCGTGACCGGATCCTCCCGCGGCATCGGCGCGGAAGTGGCGAAGAACCTGGCCAAGGAGGGCGCCGCCGTCGTGGTCAACTACCGCCAGAAGGCTCCGCGCGCCAACAAGGTGGTCCAGGGCATCGAGGCCGAAGGCGGCCGTGCCGTGGCGGTGGGTGCCGACCTCACCAGCCAGGAGGGCGTGCAGGCCCTGGCCAGCGCCGCCATGGAGAACTTCGGGTCCCTGGACATCCTGGTGCTGAACGCTTCGGGCGGCATGGAGACCGGCATGGGCGAGGACTACGCGCTCAAGCTGAACCGCGACGCCCAGATCAACATGCTGAACGCCGCCGTGCCCCTGATGCAGGAAGGCTCCCGGGTGGTGTTCGTGACCAGCCACCAGGCCCACTTCATCAACACTGTGCCCACGATGGAAGCCTACGAGCCCGTCGCCCGCAGCAAGCGCGCCGGGGAGGACGCCCTGCGTGAACTCATTCCCAGCCTTGCCGAGAAGGGCATCACCCTGGTGGTTGTGTCCGGCGACATGATCGAGGGCACGGTCACCGCAACGCTCCTGGACCGCTCCACGCCTGGTGCCATCGAGGCCCGCCGCGCTGAAGCCGGAAAGCTGTACTCCGTGGAGGAGTTTGCCGAGGTGGTGGCCGGCATGGTCACAGCCGACGTCGAATCCGGCCACACCGAATACGCCGGCGGGGCAGACTACTTCGGCAAGGGCACCGGCCAGGCCACAAGCTAG
- the serB gene encoding phosphoserine phosphatase SerB translates to MTSNVTAVSYGLNVTPTGLEQLRSIFTAHGAAVLSEASLGDERYQVHVADLALPDATAAGLAALRHAVAGASIGGLDTALVPAGLRSAERKLLIMDVDSTLIQQEVIELLAAYAGKREEVAAVTEAAMRGELDFAQSLHARVAVLAGLPADVVHAVRQEVKLSPGAGELVSAFKAAGHVVAVVSGGFNQILGPIAGELGLDYWQANELEIVDGALTGKVLGAVVDRAAKEKYLREWAAAEGIALEYTVAVGDGANDLDMLGAAGIGIAFNAKPAVRAVADAAVNMPYLDAVRYVAGV, encoded by the coding sequence ATGACTTCGAACGTGACTGCGGTCAGCTACGGCCTGAATGTAACCCCAACCGGGCTGGAGCAGCTCCGTTCCATCTTCACCGCGCACGGCGCCGCCGTGCTGTCCGAGGCAAGCCTTGGCGATGAGCGGTACCAGGTCCACGTCGCGGACCTTGCGCTCCCGGATGCGACGGCCGCCGGACTTGCCGCCCTTCGCCATGCCGTGGCCGGGGCCTCCATCGGCGGGTTGGACACCGCCCTGGTCCCTGCCGGCCTGCGGTCAGCCGAACGCAAACTCCTGATCATGGACGTGGACTCCACCCTGATCCAGCAGGAGGTCATCGAACTCCTGGCCGCCTACGCCGGGAAACGCGAAGAAGTGGCCGCTGTCACCGAAGCCGCGATGCGCGGGGAACTGGATTTCGCCCAAAGCCTCCACGCACGGGTGGCAGTCCTCGCGGGACTTCCCGCCGACGTCGTCCATGCCGTCCGCCAGGAAGTGAAGCTGAGCCCGGGAGCCGGGGAACTGGTTTCCGCGTTCAAGGCTGCGGGCCACGTGGTGGCAGTGGTGTCGGGCGGCTTCAACCAGATCCTGGGGCCGATCGCCGGTGAGCTGGGCCTGGACTACTGGCAGGCGAACGAGCTGGAGATTGTCGACGGCGCGCTGACGGGCAAAGTCCTCGGCGCCGTGGTGGACCGGGCAGCCAAGGAAAAGTACCTGCGTGAATGGGCAGCAGCCGAGGGCATCGCGCTGGAGTACACCGTGGCCGTAGGCGACGGCGCCAACGACCTGGACATGCTCGGCGCGGCAGGCATTGGCATCGCCTTCAACGCCAAACCCGCCGTGCGCGCCGTCGCTGATGCCGCCGTCAACATGCCATACCTCGACGCCGTCCGGTACGTCGCCGGCGTCTGA
- a CDS encoding ABC transporter ATP-binding protein, producing MSDVLELASVSVVRGKKTLLDKVDWEVNEGERWVILGPNGAGKTTLLQIAAARLHPSSGKAGILDEILGRTDVFELRPRIGLSSAALATQIPEQENVLNVVVTAAYGVTGRWREGYERDDERRAFRLLNDWGMGPLLNRTFATLSEGERKRVQIARALMTDPELLLLDEPAAGLDLGGREELVHKLGELAQDEAAPAMVLVTHHLEEVPPGFTHAMLLRDGGVVAAGAITDVLTAENLSKTFGLDLDVSVNAGRYTAIARR from the coding sequence ATGAGTGATGTTCTGGAATTGGCTTCCGTCAGCGTTGTCCGAGGCAAAAAAACCCTGCTGGACAAAGTCGACTGGGAGGTCAATGAGGGCGAGCGCTGGGTGATCCTCGGCCCCAACGGCGCCGGCAAGACGACGCTCCTGCAGATCGCTGCAGCCCGGCTCCACCCCAGCAGCGGGAAAGCCGGCATCCTTGACGAAATCCTCGGGCGCACGGACGTCTTCGAGCTCCGCCCCCGAATCGGACTTTCCTCCGCCGCGCTGGCTACCCAGATTCCTGAACAGGAGAACGTCCTCAACGTCGTGGTCACCGCCGCTTACGGCGTCACCGGCCGCTGGCGCGAGGGCTACGAGCGCGATGACGAGCGGCGTGCTTTCCGGCTGCTCAACGACTGGGGGATGGGCCCGCTCCTCAACAGGACCTTCGCCACCCTGTCCGAGGGGGAGCGCAAGCGTGTCCAGATCGCCCGTGCCCTTATGACCGACCCCGAGCTGTTGCTACTTGATGAACCGGCGGCCGGCCTGGACCTTGGTGGCCGCGAGGAACTCGTCCACAAGCTTGGGGAACTCGCACAGGACGAGGCCGCGCCGGCCATGGTCCTGGTGACGCACCACCTTGAGGAAGTCCCGCCGGGCTTCACGCACGCCATGCTGTTGCGCGACGGCGGCGTGGTAGCCGCGGGTGCGATCACCGACGTCCTGACGGCCGAAAACCTCAGCAAGACCTTCGGGCTGGACCTGGACGTGAGCGTCAACGCCGGCCGGTACACCGCCATCGCCCGCCGCTAA
- a CDS encoding sulfite exporter TauE/SafE family protein, translating into MDLLSSIFVSIAGLWAGTINAVVGSGTLVTFPVLIALGITPVVASMSNAMGLVAGGAAGAFGYRRELKGRGRQLMRLLPASLLGGISGAWLLLHLPEEVFHYVAPVLIVLALLMVVFQPRLQVWVRTREENPEHAVRDKGHGILLVVLVYLAGVYGGYFVAAQGILLVGILGVFLTGTIQNANAMKNILVLGVNLVAAVSYVLLAFDRINWLVVLLIALSSSIGGLIGAKVGRRLPPAVLRAVILVLGLVALGFMIANLLK; encoded by the coding sequence TTGGATCTCCTCAGCAGCATCTTTGTGTCCATCGCCGGCCTCTGGGCCGGCACCATCAACGCCGTGGTGGGTTCCGGCACCCTTGTGACGTTCCCCGTGCTCATTGCACTGGGAATCACTCCCGTGGTGGCCTCGATGAGCAATGCCATGGGACTGGTGGCCGGCGGTGCTGCCGGAGCCTTCGGCTACCGCAGGGAACTGAAGGGCCGCGGCCGGCAGTTGATGAGGCTCCTGCCGGCGTCGCTCCTTGGCGGCATCTCCGGCGCCTGGCTGCTCCTTCACCTCCCCGAAGAGGTGTTCCACTACGTTGCGCCCGTCCTCATCGTCCTGGCCCTCCTGATGGTGGTCTTCCAGCCCCGCCTGCAAGTCTGGGTGCGCACCCGGGAGGAGAACCCGGAACACGCGGTGCGGGACAAAGGGCATGGCATCCTCCTGGTGGTGCTGGTCTACCTCGCCGGCGTATACGGCGGCTACTTCGTCGCGGCGCAGGGGATCCTGCTGGTGGGCATCCTGGGGGTCTTCCTGACGGGCACCATCCAGAACGCCAACGCTATGAAGAACATCCTGGTTTTGGGCGTGAACCTGGTGGCCGCGGTGTCCTACGTGCTCTTGGCGTTCGACCGGATCAACTGGCTTGTGGTGCTGCTGATTGCCCTGAGCTCCAGCATCGGCGGTCTTATCGGGGCCAAGGTGGGCCGCCGGCTCCCGCCCGCCGTGCTGCGGGCCGTGATCCTGGTCCTGGGCCTGGTGGCACTGGGATTCATGATCGCGAATCTGCTGAAATAA